From Actinomycetota bacterium, one genomic window encodes:
- a CDS encoding LCP family protein produces MKKNDYTFKNSLKRSDRRRRGYPPPSESGFRKARLTAQHRLRRRRTARLILLSGAVISLLMFAAVFMTLRSRGSVAATPDSGSIASGAGTVIITGNDEEGRLSQLAVLVPENDGGFGLFTIPARTVSDTPGRGFQELDHITALGGQELLDQTVANLLQVPIQYHINLNYGVLDLALAQAGTINFRTDRAQDLSAAAPPVHLTAGDNPTSAANAMIYLKASAADGLAGPRVQSLFYQGLRDSLALKTDVERRGLAALIYARVQTDMDEGDFTDLILGITTQNRPFGAYPLPVKIAVTGSDWYLEPVPAEIETLMTGTSRDAAIALEVRNGTETPGLVEAAADRLAPLRYTMTQQPDPSGVNFDSTQIRVGSDVLAAGNRVRDALGTGTIIKDDNMEKRQIIVIMGRDVNLALLQKR; encoded by the coding sequence TTGAAAAAGAACGACTATACCTTCAAGAATAGCCTCAAGCGTAGCGATCGCCGCCGGCGCGGCTATCCGCCTCCCAGCGAGTCGGGATTCCGCAAGGCCCGGCTGACCGCGCAGCACCGGCTGCGGCGGCGCCGGACCGCGCGCCTGATCCTTCTCAGCGGCGCAGTGATCTCGCTGCTTATGTTCGCGGCCGTCTTCATGACCTTGCGCAGCCGCGGATCGGTGGCGGCTACTCCGGATTCCGGCTCTATCGCGTCGGGGGCCGGCACGGTCATAATCACCGGCAACGACGAAGAGGGCAGGCTGAGCCAGCTGGCGGTTCTGGTTCCCGAAAACGACGGCGGCTTCGGCCTGTTCACCATCCCGGCGCGGACGGTCTCCGACACGCCCGGCCGCGGTTTCCAGGAGCTCGACCACATCACCGCGCTCGGCGGCCAGGAGTTGCTGGACCAGACCGTGGCCAACCTCCTGCAGGTGCCCATCCAGTATCATATCAACCTCAACTACGGCGTCCTCGACCTGGCGCTGGCGCAGGCAGGGACCATCAATTTCCGGACCGACCGCGCCCAGGACCTGAGCGCCGCCGCCCCGCCGGTGCATCTGACCGCCGGGGACAATCCTACCAGCGCCGCCAACGCCATGATCTACCTCAAGGCGTCCGCGGCCGACGGGCTTGCCGGCCCGCGGGTGCAGTCACTCTTCTATCAGGGGCTCAGGGATTCACTGGCGCTGAAGACCGACGTCGAGCGCCGCGGCCTGGCGGCGCTGATCTACGCGCGCGTGCAGACCGACATGGACGAGGGCGATTTCACCGATCTCATCCTCGGCATCACCACGCAGAACCGGCCTTTTGGCGCCTATCCGCTGCCGGTCAAGATCGCCGTCACCGGCAGTGACTGGTACCTCGAGCCGGTGCCCGCCGAGATCGAGACCCTGATGACCGGCACCTCGCGCGACGCCGCCATCGCCCTGGAGGTCCGCAACGGCACCGAGACCCCCGGCCTGGTCGAGGCCGCGGCCGACAGGCTGGCGCCGCTGCGATACACGATGACCCAGCAGCCGGACCCATCGGGCGTCAATTTCGACAGCACCCAGATCCGCGTCGGCAGCGACGTGCTGGCCGCGGGCAACCGCGTGCGCGACGCGCTGGGCACCGGGACGATAATCAAGGACGATAACATGGAAAAGCGCCAAATCATTGTTATCATGGGAAGAGACGTTAATTTGGCGCTGCTGCAGAAAAGGTAG
- the rsfS gene encoding ribosome silencing factor: MVEAIAEAAADKKAAEIVILDMREVVSYTDYFLICTGRSERQAKAIADGIRRKIKEQEGIPPLRTEGEARGDWVLLDYLSIVVHIFTPDARDFYRLEVLWKEAPRVVAQFT, from the coding sequence TTGGTAGAGGCGATCGCCGAGGCGGCCGCCGACAAGAAAGCGGCCGAGATCGTCATTCTCGACATGAGGGAAGTCGTCAGCTACACGGATTATTTCCTTATCTGCACCGGCCGCTCCGAGCGTCAGGCAAAGGCGATAGCCGACGGCATCCGCCGCAAGATCAAGGAGCAGGAAGGCATCCCCCCTTTGAGGACCGAGGGAGAAGCCCGCGGCGACTGGGTCCTGCTGGACTACCTCAGCATCGTCGTACACATTTTTACCCCCGACGCGCGCGATTTCTACCGCCTGGAAGTCTTATGGAAAGAAGCGCCTCGCGTCGTGGCCCAGTTCACGTAA
- a CDS encoding uroporphyrinogen decarboxylase family protein, which translates to MNSRERFLAVLAGEMPDRVPIVPVIDGFFAPKVIGRANDECFAAGACLAEALTAARREFGYDGAVAEMGLGPHPSVLGCPVEIEGNDVPLVVEAIVGGRDDLERLVMPDPWSGGKMEPVERLVEDAAGSYAVIGSVRAPFEYAATVRGLIEFMTDFYRDPGLVRDLIEAVRPATIAVGKALIKAGVDALVVKDSFASSSMISPEHYREFAFPSERKAIAELAEDIPVILHICRNSMPILADMARTGAAALEIDSPIDLAAAKAAVGRKVALKGNIDAVSVIEKGSACDVEEAVRAAIAAAGDGGGFILSSGDSIPLSTPPENIAALVEYGRKYGAY; encoded by the coding sequence GTGAATTCCCGTGAAAGGTTCCTGGCGGTCCTGGCCGGCGAGATGCCGGACCGTGTTCCCATAGTGCCCGTGATCGACGGCTTCTTTGCGCCCAAGGTCATCGGGCGCGCCAATGACGAATGTTTCGCCGCCGGCGCCTGCCTCGCCGAAGCCCTGACAGCGGCGCGGCGGGAGTTCGGCTACGACGGCGCCGTTGCCGAGATGGGTTTGGGACCGCATCCCAGCGTGCTGGGGTGTCCGGTCGAGATCGAGGGCAATGACGTGCCGCTGGTGGTCGAGGCGATCGTCGGCGGGCGTGATGACCTGGAAAGGCTGGTCATGCCCGATCCCTGGTCAGGCGGCAAGATGGAGCCGGTCGAGAGGCTGGTCGAAGACGCCGCCGGCAGCTATGCAGTCATCGGCAGCGTCCGCGCGCCGTTCGAATACGCGGCCACGGTCCGGGGGCTGATCGAGTTCATGACTGATTTCTATCGCGACCCCGGGCTGGTTCGCGATCTGATCGAAGCGGTCAGGCCGGCGACCATCGCCGTCGGCAAGGCGCTCATCAAGGCGGGCGTCGACGCGCTGGTGGTCAAGGACTCCTTTGCCTCATCGAGCATGATCTCCCCGGAGCATTACCGCGAATTCGCTTTTCCATCCGAACGCAAGGCGATCGCGGAGCTGGCGGAGGATATTCCAGTTATCCTGCATATCTGCCGAAACAGCATGCCAATCCTGGCGGACATGGCCAGGACCGGCGCCGCGGCGCTCGAGATCGATTCGCCCATCGACCTGGCGGCGGCCAAAGCCGCGGTCGGCCGCAAGGTCGCGCTCAAGGGCAACATCGACGCGGTCTCGGTGATCGAGAAAGGCAGCGCCTGTGACGTCGAAGAGGCGGTGCGGGCGGCTATCGCCGCGGCCGGCGATGGCGGCGGCTTTATATTGAGCAGCGGCGATTCGATTCCGCTGTCGACGCCGCCGGAGAATATCGCCGCGCTGGTCGAGTACGGAAGAAAGTACGGCGCCTACTAA
- a CDS encoding cobalamin-dependent protein (Presence of a B(12) (cobalamin)-binding domain implies dependence on cobalamin itself, in one of its several forms, or in some unusual lineages, dependence on a cobalamin-like analog.), which produces MEEILERFESALIAGDADASADMADAIVASGQASADEIFGRLSSAMEEVGSRYQTGEYFIPEMLRSAEAVEKSMAVLEPYLFESRHEQAGIVVMGTVKGDIHNIGKNIIVSALRAAGYEVHDLGVNVSTEKFLSKVMETGADLLLLSAFTTSTKPALLDVMAALEAEGLRGSVKVVSGGASHSEEFAREVGVDGFATDVTSTLAVCRRLTGRD; this is translated from the coding sequence ATGGAAGAGATCCTTGAAAGATTCGAATCGGCGCTGATCGCCGGCGACGCCGATGCCAGCGCCGACATGGCCGATGCCATCGTCGCCTCGGGCCAGGCCAGCGCCGACGAGATCTTCGGCCGTCTCTCCAGCGCCATGGAAGAGGTCGGCAGCCGTTATCAGACCGGCGAGTATTTCATCCCCGAGATGCTGCGCTCGGCCGAAGCGGTGGAGAAGTCGATGGCCGTGCTCGAACCCTACCTTTTTGAAAGCCGCCACGAGCAGGCGGGCATCGTGGTCATGGGAACGGTCAAGGGCGACATCCACAACATCGGCAAGAATATCATCGTGTCGGCCCTGAGGGCAGCCGGATACGAAGTGCACGATCTGGGTGTGAACGTCTCGACGGAAAAATTTTTAAGCAAGGTCATGGAGACCGGCGCCGACCTGCTGCTGCTTTCGGCTTTCACCACCTCGACCAAACCGGCGCTGCTCGACGTCATGGCCGCGCTTGAAGCCGAAGGCCTGCGGGGCAGCGTCAAGGTCGTCTCCGGCGGCGCCTCGCATTCCGAGGAGTTCGCCCGCGAGGTCGGCGTCGACGGCTTCGCCACCGACGTCACCAGCACCCTGGCGGTCTGCCGCCGGCTCACCGGGCGTGATTGA
- a CDS encoding B12-binding domain-containing radical SAM protein codes for MKLLLISGAVSGEKRYGNLEDIGSYLPPYGLCCLGAVLEKAGHEVMIIDSVRHPLSLLALAEKVKRFQPELIGLSVYSIGANQAIETAKAIKSEFGIPIVAGGPHVMVFPDDLAQCEAIDYLVTGEGEYSLLELVETIESGGELDHVPGIYFHRDGEVVRNEARPLIDNLDDLPYPAFHLIEGIETYAPHQMVYRRKPVVTLITSRGCPFQCIFCNSVWTHRWRGNSAEYVVGLVEHVIKEFGAREVSFHEDTFALNKRRVLEICSLMKERGINIPWTATVNLTTLDREVIKAMRDAGCWLVSCGIESGSDEVLRFIHKPVDKETVRRVLGWLSDEGIRIRGYFMIGHLIETRETIRETIDFAKSLPLYSMNISVMYLAPGSQAREIAHEYGSTNMSLDIGSSYQRGNLGFVPNGLTADYIQEMHRKAIVEFFVRPRQFVRLATAIRGPEDIRRYYRLVRSFVKVARARS; via the coding sequence ATGAAGCTACTGTTGATAAGCGGCGCCGTCAGCGGTGAAAAGCGTTACGGGAATCTGGAGGATATCGGCTCGTACCTTCCCCCCTACGGCCTCTGCTGCCTCGGCGCGGTCCTGGAGAAGGCCGGGCACGAAGTGATGATCATCGATTCGGTCAGGCATCCGCTCAGCCTGCTGGCCCTGGCTGAAAAAGTGAAGCGGTTCCAGCCGGAGCTCATCGGCCTCTCGGTGTATTCGATCGGGGCCAACCAGGCGATCGAGACCGCCAAGGCCATCAAGAGCGAGTTCGGCATCCCCATCGTCGCCGGGGGCCCCCACGTGATGGTGTTCCCCGACGATCTGGCCCAGTGCGAGGCCATCGACTACCTGGTGACCGGCGAAGGCGAGTATTCGCTGCTGGAGCTGGTGGAGACCATCGAATCCGGCGGCGAACTCGATCACGTGCCTGGAATCTATTTCCACCGTGACGGCGAGGTCGTGCGCAACGAGGCCCGTCCGCTCATTGACAACCTTGACGATCTGCCATATCCGGCCTTCCATCTGATCGAAGGCATCGAGACCTATGCCCCCCACCAGATGGTCTACCGGCGCAAGCCGGTGGTCACGCTCATCACCAGCCGGGGCTGTCCCTTCCAGTGCATCTTCTGCAACTCGGTCTGGACCCATCGCTGGCGTGGCAACTCAGCCGAGTACGTCGTCGGCCTGGTCGAGCACGTCATCAAGGAGTTCGGCGCCCGCGAGGTCAGCTTCCATGAAGATACTTTCGCGCTCAACAAGCGGCGGGTGCTGGAGATCTGCAGCCTGATGAAAGAGCGCGGCATCAACATTCCCTGGACGGCGACGGTCAACCTGACGACGCTGGACCGCGAGGTCATCAAGGCAATGAGGGACGCCGGCTGCTGGCTGGTGTCGTGCGGCATCGAGAGCGGCAGCGACGAGGTGCTCAGGTTCATCCACAAGCCCGTGGACAAGGAGACCGTGCGGCGGGTGCTGGGCTGGCTGAGCGATGAGGGCATCAGGATTCGCGGCTACTTCATGATCGGGCACCTGATCGAGACCAGAGAGACTATTCGCGAGACGATCGACTTCGCCAAATCACTGCCGCTTTATTCCATGAACATCAGCGTCATGTACCTGGCTCCCGGCTCGCAGGCGCGGGAGATCGCGCACGAATACGGCTCCACCAACATGAGCCTCGATATCGGCTCGAGTTATCAGCGCGGCAATCTTGGCTTCGTTCCCAACGGCCTGACCGCGGACTACATCCAGGAAATGCACCGCAAGGCCATCGTCGAGTTCTTCGTGCGGCCAAGGCAGTTCGTCAGGCTGGCGACCGCCATCCGGGGGCCGGAGGATATCAGAAGGTATTACCGGCTGGTCAGAAGCTTCGTCAAGGTGGCGCGCGCGCGTTCATGA
- a CDS encoding B12-binding domain-containing radical SAM protein codes for MISDRTDCRVLLLTAPKGLWQDAVEKPRESTQPLGIAYIAAAVRQGGYPVEILEAHALGLSGDAIREKIETMRPRIVGISCLTPQWSDVQAALRIARSVDEKIITVMGGPHVTALPEETAADPSVDIAVVGEGEGTIRDICDTVAAGGDLRGVKGIALQIEGEVVRTEPQPKITDLDSLPFPAHDLLPDPATYNPLPTWGRRGHFSSILSGRGCPYYCSFCDVTAQQGKQYRLRSAENIVDEMAWLSRDFGISMFSFRDPSMVCNRKRLLEICRLIRERQLDIVWNCNSRADEVDLEMLKAMKQAGCYLIKYGIEVGNADMIKSIKRMEKTQVEQAVRDTRQAGISPHGYFMFGFSDETGATMEETAKFSRELDLDSAGFMILVPFPGTREFERYQSEGRLLTREWREYDYMNKPVYRNANVTSEQIIRAHRRAYRGFYLRPRILALHLRKMASPPVFFNYLRAARQVFK; via the coding sequence TTGATTAGTGACAGAACAGACTGCAGGGTACTGCTGCTTACCGCTCCCAAAGGCTTGTGGCAGGACGCCGTCGAGAAGCCGCGCGAATCGACCCAGCCTCTTGGCATCGCCTATATCGCGGCCGCGGTTCGCCAGGGCGGTTACCCCGTCGAGATCCTCGAAGCTCACGCGCTGGGACTCTCCGGGGATGCTATCCGTGAGAAGATCGAAACGATGCGCCCCAGGATCGTAGGCATTTCCTGCCTGACACCGCAGTGGTCGGACGTGCAGGCGGCGCTCCGCATCGCCAGGAGTGTTGATGAAAAGATCATCACGGTGATGGGCGGGCCGCATGTTACGGCATTGCCGGAAGAGACGGCCGCCGATCCCAGCGTCGACATCGCCGTGGTCGGAGAGGGCGAGGGAACGATCAGGGACATCTGTGACACAGTGGCGGCCGGAGGCGATCTCCGCGGCGTCAAAGGCATAGCTCTTCAGATCGAAGGCGAAGTCGTGCGGACCGAACCCCAGCCGAAGATCACCGACCTCGACAGCCTTCCCTTCCCGGCCCATGACCTGCTGCCGGATCCCGCCACCTACAACCCCCTGCCCACCTGGGGCAGGAGGGGACATTTCTCCAGCATCCTCAGCGGCCGAGGATGCCCTTATTACTGCAGTTTCTGTGACGTTACCGCCCAGCAGGGCAAGCAGTACAGATTGCGGAGCGCGGAAAACATCGTCGACGAGATGGCGTGGCTCAGCCGCGATTTTGGCATCTCCATGTTTTCCTTCCGGGATCCATCGATGGTATGCAACCGCAAGCGGCTCCTGGAGATCTGCCGGCTGATCCGGGAGCGGCAGCTCGACATCGTCTGGAACTGCAACAGCCGCGCCGATGAGGTCGACCTGGAGATGCTCAAGGCCATGAAGCAGGCAGGCTGCTATCTGATAAAATACGGCATCGAAGTCGGCAATGCCGACATGATCAAGTCGATCAAACGCATGGAAAAAACACAGGTGGAACAGGCGGTCAGGGATACGCGCCAGGCCGGCATCTCTCCCCACGGTTACTTCATGTTCGGCTTTTCCGACGAGACCGGGGCGACCATGGAAGAAACGGCGAAGTTCTCCAGGGAACTGGATCTCGACAGCGCCGGCTTCATGATCCTGGTTCCCTTCCCCGGTACCCGCGAGTTCGAGCGCTACCAGTCCGAAGGCCGGTTGCTGACCAGAGAGTGGCGCGAATACGATTATATGAACAAGCCGGTCTACCGCAACGCGAACGTCACCAGCGAGCAGATCATAAGGGCGCATCGCCGCGCTTACCGCGGCTTCTACCTGCGGCCGAGGATCCTCGCGCTTCACCTGAGGAAGATGGCGTCGCCGCCGGTGTTCTTCAACTATCTGCGGGCAGCGAGACAGGTATTCAAATGA
- a CDS encoding B12-binding domain-containing radical SAM protein, with translation MTPPRGFWKDEIERPWISTQPLGLAYVAATVREAGHEVRIIDAYSMGTAASEIRSTIKSFQPHVVGISSLTPQWPDARKLAQLAKEADPEILTVVGGPHVTALPMDAVGEAGVDVAVLGEGEETMRDICDALAAGDSLEAIPGLVIAAESGPVTTATRDKRKELDVLPFPAHDLLPEPAFYNPFPAWGKSGNFSCIISGRGCPYNCCFCDVTGQQGKRYRLRSAENIVDEMTWLYRDYAVSTFSFRDPSMICNRKRLLEICRLINERNLDIAWTCSARANEVDPEMLSAMKKAGCRLVQYGIEVGNADMLREIKNITREKVAAAVKATRKAGISAHGYFLFGFVDETPETIQETIDFSREIALDSAGFGIMVPFPGTQEFERYREEGLLLTEDWYDYDVMGKPVYRHKHVTNEQLANAPRQAYRRFYLRPNIMLRHMRKMTSVRVMKNYVKSMKLMFG, from the coding sequence ATGACGCCGCCTCGGGGCTTCTGGAAGGACGAGATCGAGCGCCCCTGGATCTCAACGCAGCCCCTGGGTCTGGCTTATGTGGCTGCGACTGTTCGCGAGGCCGGCCACGAGGTCCGTATCATTGACGCCTACTCGATGGGAACGGCGGCAAGTGAAATCCGCAGCACCATCAAATCATTTCAGCCGCATGTCGTCGGCATCTCTTCCCTTACGCCACAATGGCCCGACGCCCGCAAGCTGGCCCAACTCGCCAAGGAAGCCGATCCGGAAATCCTGACCGTGGTAGGGGGGCCGCACGTGACCGCCCTGCCGATGGACGCCGTGGGTGAAGCAGGAGTCGATGTCGCCGTACTCGGCGAGGGCGAGGAGACCATGCGCGACATCTGCGATGCCCTTGCCGCCGGCGACAGTCTCGAGGCGATACCCGGGCTGGTGATCGCCGCTGAGTCCGGACCGGTGACGACCGCCACCAGGGATAAAAGGAAGGAACTCGACGTGCTGCCTTTTCCGGCGCACGACCTGTTGCCGGAGCCGGCATTTTACAACCCCTTCCCCGCCTGGGGCAAGAGCGGGAATTTCTCCTGTATTATCAGCGGCCGCGGCTGCCCTTACAACTGCTGTTTTTGTGACGTGACCGGTCAGCAGGGAAAGAGGTACCGGCTTCGCAGCGCCGAGAATATCGTCGATGAGATGACCTGGCTGTACCGCGATTACGCGGTTAGCACATTCTCCTTCCGCGATCCCTCGATGATCTGCAATCGCAAGCGCCTGCTGGAGATCTGCCGCTTGATCAACGAGCGCAACCTTGATATCGCCTGGACCTGCAGCGCCCGCGCCAACGAAGTCGACCCCGAGATGCTCTCGGCGATGAAAAAGGCCGGCTGCCGGCTGGTCCAGTATGGCATCGAAGTGGGCAATGCGGACATGCTCAGGGAGATCAAGAACATCACCAGGGAAAAGGTGGCGGCGGCAGTGAAGGCCACTCGCAAAGCCGGCATCTCCGCCCATGGCTACTTCCTTTTTGGATTTGTTGACGAGACTCCCGAAACGATTCAGGAGACGATCGATTTTTCCCGTGAGATCGCGCTCGACAGCGCCGGCTTCGGTATCATGGTGCCGTTCCCGGGCACGCAGGAATTCGAGAGATATCGGGAAGAGGGCTTGCTGCTGACGGAGGACTGGTACGATTACGATGTGATGGGAAAGCCGGTCTATCGCCACAAACACGTGACCAACGAGCAGCTGGCCAACGCTCCCCGGCAGGCCTATCGCCGGTTCTACCTGCGGCCCAACATCATGCTCCGGCATATGCGGAAGATGACCTCCGTCCGCGTGATGAAGAATTACGTCAAGAGCATGAAGTTGATGTTCGGATAA
- a CDS encoding glycosyltransferase family 39 protein, with the protein MLLFTRVLFRHKHIIQSADVPAGARSVPGLAGKELAVKHCAAYESAAACEPAAPLPLIERARARTPRIALVLSLGAIVLFVLLITLPFINQPLHMDDGTFLDFAKVNLVHPFQQHIPDYHLMGVDIPAFRDTHPAVDWLYITLLMKLTGSDSEPLLHLGYIIFPLIAAVSMFFLSRRFIKNALLATLLILATPALMTASHTLMGDMPLLALWLAATAIYIYGVDRGDMRLLVLAGVATTLAVFAGYQGLALLVLLPAYAWINRRLSWRTVLPLLLPAAAFGLFTVYNYIDYGGPPRFTHAKGLSMQEGDLIGRFQGTLLQVGGASVFPLALAGIFALRRRRYFLLPIVGAIAAAWGIYHYRNDAYTAAAAVLFVIFMTGVVMALASVTADGIGQLRRIVLRREFDADFVFLALWLLSMLAAVIVLLPHSTAKYSLPFLAPLILMVFREAEARIPSRKVLMTVMSLAVFFTLGTGVIVSAADYQLAQTYKDYALSFDPAAYRPGGAKYQGPPFNGVSHIKHFPTVWFVGEWGFRHYMESEGYQYLTTDSTAPVAGDLIVKPRLSEWPLADQVTSRMRLVGTTVVQGSLPVRVMSFEAGAGLYGNFWGPLPYSVSDAPIERFDVYQVAGNQP; encoded by the coding sequence ATGCTACTGTTCACACGAGTGTTATTTCGTCACAAACATATTATTCAATCCGCTGATGTACCGGCGGGTGCTCGGTCAGTACCTGGCCTTGCCGGGAAAGAGCTAGCCGTCAAGCACTGCGCCGCGTACGAATCGGCTGCCGCCTGTGAGCCGGCCGCGCCGCTGCCGCTGATCGAGCGCGCCCGTGCGCGGACGCCGCGGATAGCGCTGGTTCTGAGCCTGGGCGCCATCGTGCTGTTCGTGCTGTTGATCACGCTCCCCTTTATCAACCAGCCGCTGCACATGGATGACGGCACCTTCCTCGATTTCGCCAAGGTCAACCTGGTGCATCCGTTCCAGCAGCACATCCCCGATTATCATCTGATGGGTGTTGACATACCTGCTTTCCGTGATACCCACCCGGCGGTGGACTGGCTTTACATCACGCTGCTGATGAAGCTGACCGGCAGCGATTCCGAGCCGCTGCTCCATCTGGGATACATCATTTTCCCGCTGATAGCCGCGGTCTCGATGTTCTTTCTCTCACGCCGGTTCATCAAGAATGCGTTGCTGGCGACGCTCCTGATCCTGGCGACGCCGGCGCTGATGACTGCTTCGCACACGCTCATGGGAGACATGCCGCTGCTGGCCCTGTGGCTGGCGGCGACGGCCATCTACATCTACGGGGTCGACCGCGGCGACATGCGGCTGCTGGTGCTGGCGGGCGTCGCCACCACCCTGGCGGTCTTTGCCGGGTACCAGGGCCTGGCGCTGCTGGTACTGCTGCCGGCCTATGCCTGGATCAACCGCAGGCTTTCCTGGAGGACGGTGCTGCCGCTACTGCTGCCGGCCGCCGCTTTCGGGCTGTTCACGGTCTACAACTACATCGATTACGGCGGGCCCCCGCGCTTCACCCACGCCAAGGGGCTGAGCATGCAGGAGGGCGATCTGATCGGGAGGTTCCAGGGCACGCTGCTGCAGGTGGGCGGCGCCTCGGTCTTCCCGCTGGCTCTGGCCGGCATCTTTGCGCTGCGGCGCCGGCGTTATTTCCTGCTTCCCATTGTCGGCGCGATCGCGGCGGCCTGGGGAATCTACCACTACCGCAACGACGCTTACACGGCGGCGGCGGCGGTGCTGTTCGTGATCTTTATGACCGGGGTAGTGATGGCGCTGGCGTCGGTAACAGCCGACGGCATCGGGCAGCTGCGCCGGATCGTCCTGCGGCGCGAGTTCGATGCGGACTTTGTCTTCCTGGCGCTATGGCTGCTGTCGATGCTGGCCGCCGTCATCGTGCTGCTGCCACACTCGACCGCCAAGTATAGCCTTCCGTTCCTGGCGCCGCTGATACTGATGGTCTTCCGCGAAGCCGAGGCGAGGATCCCGTCGCGGAAGGTGCTGATGACAGTCATGTCGCTGGCGGTATTCTTCACCCTGGGCACCGGGGTGATCGTATCCGCGGCCGACTACCAGCTGGCCCAGACCTACAAGGATTACGCCCTCAGCTTCGACCCGGCGGCATACCGCCCTGGAGGCGCAAAGTACCAGGGACCCCCGTTCAATGGAGTGTCTCATATAAAGCACTTCCCCACGGTCTGGTTTGTCGGGGAATGGGGTTTCCGCCATTACATGGAATCGGAGGGCTACCAGTATCTGACGACCGATAGCACGGCGCCGGTCGCCGGCGACCTGATCGTCAAACCGAGGCTGAGTGAATGGCCGCTGGCGGATCAGGTTACCAGCCGCATGAGGCTGGTCGGCACCACGGTGGTGCAGGGATCGCTGCCGGTGAGGGTGATGAGCTTCGAGGCCGGAGCCGGCCTCTACGGGAATTTCTGGGGACCGCTGCCCTATTCGGTCTCGGATGCGCCGATAGAGCGCTTCGACGTCTACCAGGTCGCTGGAAACCAGCCTTAG